The genomic window CCCAGGACATCCGAGAGCTCCTCAAGATCCCCTACCGCGAGATCACCGTCGCCATGCCCATCCGCATGGATGACGGCACCCTGAAGGTCTTCAAGGGCTACCGCGTGCAGCACAACGGCGTGCGCGGCCCCCAGAAGGGCGGGCTCCGCTTCCACCCGGACCTGGACCTGGACGAGGTCCGCGCCCTGGCCAGCCTCATGACCTGGAAGACCGCCGTGGTGAACATCCCCTTCGGCGGCGCCAAGGGCGGCATCCAGTGCGATCCCGCGAAGATGTCCCAGCATGAGTTGGAGATGCTCACCCGCCGCTACATCTCCAAGCTCTCCATGGTGCTGGGCCCCACGCGCGATGTGCCGGCCCCGGATCTGAACACCAACGCCCAGACCATGGCCTGGGTGCTGGACGAATACGGCCGCAAGAACGGCTACCAGCCCGCCTGCGTCACCGGCAAGCCCGTCGAGCTGGGAGGCAGCCAGGGCCGCGAGGCAGCCACGGGAAAGGGGGTGGCCCTCTGCACCCGGGAAGCCTGGACGAAGGTGCTGGGCAAGGAGCTGAAAGGGGCCCGGGTGGCCCTCCAGGGCTTCGGCAATGTGGGCGGCTTCGCGGCAAAATTCCTGGATGAGATGGGGGCCCGGGTGGTGGCCGTGGCCGACCGCGGGGGCGCCGTCCGGCGAACCGAAGGCCTGGAGGTGGCCGCCCTTTCGGACCACGCGCGGCGCCACCAGGGCACCGTGGCGGGCTTCCCCGGCGGCGAGGCCTTCGATCCGGCGGCGATCTGGGCCCAGCCCTGCGATATCCTCATCCCTGCGGCCCTGAGCGGGGTGCTGACCCAGGCCACGGCGCCGGCCGTGACGGCCCGGCTGATCGTGGAGGGCGCCAGCGCCCCCACCACGCCGGAGGCCGACCGGATCTTCCGGGACAAGGGCATCCTCCTGCTCCCCGACATCCTCGCCAATGCCGGCGGCGTCATCGTCTCCTACTTCGAGTGGGTGCAGAACCTCCAGCAACTCTTCTGGACCGAGGCTGAGGTCTTCGAGAAGGAGGAGAAGATCCTGCTCCAGTCCTTCCGGGATGTGCAGGAGCGGGTCCAGCAGCACGGCTGCACCTGGCGCGTGGGCGCCCTCGTCCTGGCCCTGGGGCGCGTGACGAAGGCCAATGCCTTGCGTGGCTGGTAGGTGCCTTCCCAT from Geothrix sp. includes these protein-coding regions:
- a CDS encoding Glu/Leu/Phe/Val dehydrogenase dimerization domain-containing protein, encoding MTGAMNLFDSVSRQFDEAADILGLSQDIRELLKIPYREITVAMPIRMDDGTLKVFKGYRVQHNGVRGPQKGGLRFHPDLDLDEVRALASLMTWKTAVVNIPFGGAKGGIQCDPAKMSQHELEMLTRRYISKLSMVLGPTRDVPAPDLNTNAQTMAWVLDEYGRKNGYQPACVTGKPVELGGSQGREAATGKGVALCTREAWTKVLGKELKGARVALQGFGNVGGFAAKFLDEMGARVVAVADRGGAVRRTEGLEVAALSDHARRHQGTVAGFPGGEAFDPAAIWAQPCDILIPAALSGVLTQATAPAVTARLIVEGASAPTTPEADRIFRDKGILLLPDILANAGGVIVSYFEWVQNLQQLFWTEAEVFEKEEKILLQSFRDVQERVQQHGCTWRVGALVLALGRVTKANALRGW